Sequence from the Cucurbita pepo subsp. pepo cultivar mu-cu-16 chromosome LG02, ASM280686v2, whole genome shotgun sequence genome:
CTGGATGAGCTCCTAAAAGTCCGAGTAGATCTCCATACACATCATACTACACGAAGCAACACAAGAACAATAAACAACAAACCTCATATAACATAACGacaataaagaacaaatttcCATGAAAGCCCATTATAAATACTTGATGAAACCCTGGTTCTCGAGTAAGTGGCACTCCAAGCTCAGCCATACACGCTTGAATCCGATCATCGCTTCCATACAAACCAGGATACCTATCAATTCAAATATGCTTCAAGATTAATGATATCGATCTCCGAAactaaaaaagagagaaaccaCGATCGATCGTACCGTTGAATACACTTATCTTGCATcttctccaactctttggcCAATGGATAACTTATTGCAAACCCTCCCCCTCCATAAGCCATTGCATaagaaaagtatatattttgaaCATGACTCTCAGATGAGCTCCCAATGTAATAAAACTGCCTATGATCATACTTTGACAACACCCTCACAACATTCTCAACAATAAAAACGGTATCATCATCCCCCATCACAAACCATCTCACATCCTTCAACCCCAACCTAAAAGTCTCCGAAACAACTCTCGAAATCCGCAATGCAGATCGTTGTCCCTGTCGGTTCGTATATTTGAAACGTGACGTGCTACTCGAAATCCGAATATCGGGTAACCCTTCGTTTCTTCTAGTATAAACTTTTTTATCCAACCAAACAACCCCTCTCGTTTGCTTAGGTCTCCACCATAACTTTATGTATTCTTTCCTCTTCGCCCATAGATTCGAGGACCCAGCAATCCCGAAAACGATGTGTTTCAACCCCGCGTCGTAGGGTCGCGACTTCAAACGAAGTGGGTCGGTTTTCGTttggtcttcttcttcttcttcttgttcttgttcttcctcttcttcttcttcatcgtcgaaaaggagaaaattattgttgttgtcgttggtggtggtggtggtggtggtggttgaAGAGACGTTGGTGAGTGTCTGTAAATGTTCTTCGGTCGAGGAGTCGAAAATGGTCGAACACTCTTCGCGGCGGTCGACGGTGAAGATGTTGGTGGAGTACAAAACATAAAGGATGAAGACAATGAGGAAAATCCAAACAGCAGTGTTTCTTGGTCCTCCTAGGAAGGCTGTGAAACGATGATGTTGTGTAGAGGATCTGGAGCAAAGTGAAGAGACAGGttttttttcagaattttcaagtttgttcttgttgttgctTTTGGTGTTTCCCATAGTTGTGGAACAAGATGTTGGATCTagaatttgtttgatttggatCAAAAGGAGTTATATTTGTTGGACTTGGTAATATTAATAGAGCCTACTTTTGATGCTGATAATATGGGAGGAAATTGTTTTGAGTTTGTGGCTAACTTTCACAAAATAATTgcctttcattttaaataaaaatgaaacaaatccATTTAATTTCCAAATGGGTATCTAAAATGATGATATAAAGTACAAAAATACAACCTAGTTTTCGGTTTCCATCCATGTAAAAAGACTAAAATGCCCCTTCGTCCATCATACGCCCATTTCTGCCTTGATTTGGTTTAGCGCACGACTTCCTCGACCcatgttctttcttttcatcttgTTAGGACTTAGGATTGCGCAACTCACATACTCGATCTAGATGTAGCCGTGAAGAACGAAAGAGAGAAGATGCAACCCAGTTTCGATTTCGATCCATGTAAAAAGACTAAAATGCCCCTCCGTCCATCATACGCCCATTTCTGCCTTGATTTTGTTTAGCGCATGACTTCCTCGACCCATGTTCTTTCCCTTCATCTTGTTAGGATTAAGCAGCTCACATACTCGATCTAGATGTAGAACGTGAAGAACGAAAGAGAGAAGATGCATATTATTGATATATCAGATATCACTCAACGAGAAAGATTGCGCAGTTCACATACTCGATCTAAATGCAGACCGTGAAGAACGAAAGAGAGAAGATGCAATCTAGTTTCGATTTCGATCCATGTAAAAAGACTAAAATGCCCCTCTGTCCATTATACGCCCATTTCTGCCTTGATTTGGTTTAGTGCACG
This genomic interval carries:
- the LOC111788477 gene encoding uncharacterized protein LOC111788477, with amino-acid sequence MGNTKSNNKNKLENSEKKPVSSLCSRSSTQHHRFTAFLGGPRNTAVWIFLIVFILYVLYSTNIFTVDRREECSTIFDSSTEEHLQTLTNVSSTTTTTTTTNDNNNNFLLFDDEEEEEEEQEQEEEEEDQTKTDPLRLKSRPYDAGLKHIVFGIAGSSNLWAKRKEYIKLWWRPKQTRGVVWLDKKVYTRRNEGLPDIRISSSTSRFKYTNRQGQRSALRISRVVSETFRLGLKDVRWFVMGDDDTVFIVENVVRVLSKYDHRQFYYIGSSSESHVQNIYFSYAMAYGGGGFAISYPLAKELEKMQDKCIQRYPGLYGSDDRIQACMAELGVPLTREPGFHQYDVYGDLLGLLGAHPVTPLLSLHHLDVVEPIFPGMTRVKSLQRLFQASKLDSSSIMQQSICYDKKRYWSISVSWGYVVQILRGVMSPRELEMPTRTFLNWYRRADYTAYAFNTRPVTKHPCQKPFVFYMGSTRYDPAKKQIIGVYVREKSRHPSCRWKMPSPDKLHSIIVVKKPDPYRWQKSPRRDCCRVLPSRKATTYYLSVGNCRGAEISEVG